From Alphaproteobacteria bacterium, one genomic window encodes:
- the secB gene encoding protein-export chaperone SecB, protein MADETSEAAAEQQHAGGAEPQLLIRTQYVKDLSFENPHAPASLRESAAPQIEISVSVNGKSMEGDDHEIELILTASAKRGDEVAFVAELTYAGVFHLSGFTPEQLHPLVMIECPRHLFPFARRVLADCTRDGGFPPLMLDPIDFLALYRRSQDAAATETSGGNGQQNNA, encoded by the coding sequence ATGGCCGACGAGACCAGCGAAGCGGCAGCCGAGCAACAACACGCCGGCGGCGCTGAGCCGCAGCTTCTCATCCGTACCCAGTATGTGAAGGATCTATCCTTCGAGAATCCGCACGCACCAGCCAGCTTGCGCGAGAGCGCGGCCCCACAGATTGAGATCTCGGTCTCGGTAAACGGCAAATCCATGGAGGGTGACGACCACGAGATCGAGCTCATCCTCACGGCCAGTGCCAAGCGTGGCGACGAAGTCGCCTTCGTTGCGGAGCTGACCTATGCCGGGGTATTTCATCTTTCGGGCTTCACGCCTGAGCAGCTGCACCCGCTAGTCATGATCGAGTGCCCGCGCCACCTCTTCCCCTTCGCCCGGCGGGTGCTAGCCGACTGCACACGCGACGGCGGCTTCCCGCCCCTGATGCTCGACCCGATCGATTTTCTGGCCCTCTACCGTCGCTCCCAGGACGCGGCGGCAACCGAAACCAGTGGCGGCAACGGTCAGCAAAATAATGCCTGA
- a CDS encoding FxsA family protein produces MALVLLAFLIGLPLVEIAGFVYIGEEIGAAATVVVTVLTAVLGVAIVRIQSSGVAKRIRAAFARNKEPVAETVEGLALGLAGILLFLPGFVSDTVGALLLAPPLRYLVVWLLLGYLCRRVAASRLHSEHILEGKYRDVTPSDKDSSS; encoded by the coding sequence GTGGCGTTGGTGCTTTTAGCATTTCTTATCGGCCTGCCCTTGGTCGAGATCGCAGGATTCGTTTATATCGGCGAGGAGATCGGCGCCGCAGCCACTGTCGTCGTGACAGTACTAACGGCTGTGCTCGGCGTCGCCATCGTGCGCATCCAGAGTTCCGGCGTGGCCAAACGCATCCGCGCCGCCTTCGCCCGCAACAAAGAGCCCGTGGCCGAGACAGTCGAGGGCCTGGCGCTCGGGCTTGCTGGCATATTGCTGTTCCTGCCCGGCTTTGTCAGCGATACGGTTGGCGCGCTTCTCTTAGCGCCACCGTTGCGCTATCTAGTGGTTTGGTTGCTGCTCGGCTATTTGTGCAGGCGTGTCGCCGCATCGCGATTGCACAGCGAGCATATACTTGAAGGCAAGTACCGCGACGTCACGCCAAGCGACAAGGACAGCTCGTCATGA
- a CDS encoding murein transglycosylase A: protein MRTERLAALVLAALLAACTLKDKLPLAEPSLQLTRVSFAALPGWGSDDQGQALGALARSCDRLASLPDERTMGIAGQVADWRPMCTALAAGPADGRVFFEHWFRPYAAADGKKRKGLYTGYYEASLNGSLTRSERYATPLHRRPGELVMVNLGDFRKELVGERIAGQVVDGRLKPYADRAAIAAGALNARDLEIVWVDDPVDAFFLHIQGSGRIALDDGRMLRVGYAAQNGHPYTAVGRLLIARGEVTREAMSMQTIRAWLDANPTGAQALMNENASYVFFDVLDGDGPVGAQGAMLTAGRSLAVDRRFVPLSTPVWLDTTTPDGAPLQSLMIAQDTGGAIRGPVRGDVYWGHGDAAADIAGRMKSAGHAYLLLPRGLDVESARR from the coding sequence GTGAGGACTGAGCGTCTCGCGGCATTGGTTCTGGCGGCGCTGCTTGCCGCCTGCACGCTCAAGGACAAGCTGCCGCTTGCCGAGCCTTCGTTACAGCTCACCCGCGTTTCCTTCGCCGCACTCCCCGGCTGGGGCTCTGACGACCAGGGCCAGGCGCTCGGCGCTTTGGCGCGCTCCTGTGATCGGCTGGCGAGCCTGCCTGACGAGCGCACCATGGGTATTGCTGGCCAGGTCGCCGACTGGCGGCCGATGTGTACCGCGCTGGCGGCCGGCCCGGCGGACGGGCGCGTGTTCTTTGAACACTGGTTTCGCCCGTATGCCGCCGCCGACGGCAAGAAACGCAAGGGTTTGTATACGGGTTACTACGAGGCCTCACTCAACGGCTCACTGACGCGAAGCGAACGCTACGCGACACCGTTACACCGGCGACCCGGAGAGCTGGTCATGGTCAACCTGGGTGATTTTCGCAAAGAGCTGGTAGGCGAGCGCATTGCCGGGCAAGTCGTCGATGGTCGCCTCAAGCCTTACGCCGATCGTGCTGCGATCGCCGCTGGCGCTCTCAATGCACGTGACTTGGAGATCGTCTGGGTGGACGATCCCGTGGACGCCTTCTTTCTGCATATCCAGGGCTCGGGCCGCATCGCGCTTGACGACGGGCGCATGTTGCGCGTTGGCTATGCAGCCCAGAACGGCCATCCTTACACTGCCGTCGGCCGCCTGCTGATCGCCCGTGGCGAGGTGACGCGCGAGGCCATGTCGATGCAGACGATCCGCGCTTGGCTCGACGCTAATCCCACCGGGGCTCAGGCGCTGATGAACGAGAACGCGTCTTATGTCTTCTTTGACGTGCTCGACGGCGATGGCCCGGTCGGCGCTCAAGGTGCGATGCTGACCGCCGGCCGCAGTCTGGCCGTCGATCGCCGCTTCGTGCCGCTGTCGACGCCGGTCTGGCTCGATACCACCACACCAGATGGGGCGCCGTTGCAGTCCCTGATGATTGCCCAGGACACCGGTGGTGCCATCCGCGGTCCGGTGCGTGGCGACGTCTATTGGGGTCATGGCGATGCGGCTGCTGATATCGCCGGGCGCATGAAGAGCGCGGGCCACGCATATCTGCTGCTCCCACGCGGGCTGGACGTCGAGTCCGCGCGGCGCTAG
- the coaE gene encoding dephospho-CoA kinase (Dephospho-CoA kinase (CoaE) performs the final step in coenzyme A biosynthesis.) → MKARRPVVLGLTGGIAMGKSQASETFRRLGVAVFDADATVHEIMAPCGRGYGAVQAMFPGVVAENGRIDRKRLGAMVFAKPEDLRRLESVLHPWVSEARECFLRRARALGVPLVVLDVPLLFETGGDSRCDYVAVVSAPSFVQRHRALRRAGMTEAKLAGILVRQTPDAEKRHRADFVIPTGLGRKLSLSVIKHICKILSDPGLLRRLARKPRGA, encoded by the coding sequence GTGAAAGCGCGGCGGCCTGTTGTGCTTGGTCTTACAGGCGGTATTGCTATGGGGAAAAGCCAAGCATCGGAGACTTTCCGCCGTCTCGGTGTAGCGGTGTTTGACGCCGATGCGACGGTGCACGAAATAATGGCGCCATGCGGACGGGGCTATGGCGCTGTGCAGGCGATGTTTCCCGGTGTCGTGGCCGAAAACGGCAGGATTGATCGCAAGCGTTTGGGCGCCATGGTGTTTGCCAAACCAGAAGACCTTAGACGCCTCGAAAGCGTCTTACATCCGTGGGTCAGTGAGGCGCGCGAGTGCTTTTTACGGCGAGCTAGAGCGCTCGGCGTACCACTCGTGGTGCTCGATGTGCCGCTGCTGTTCGAAACTGGTGGTGATAGCCGCTGCGACTATGTGGCGGTGGTCTCAGCGCCGAGCTTCGTACAACGCCACCGGGCCCTACGTCGGGCTGGCATGACCGAGGCCAAGCTCGCCGGCATTCTCGTGCGGCAGACGCCGGATGCGGAGAAGCGCCACCGCGCCGATTTTGTTATTCCTACCGGGCTCGGGCGCAAACTATCCTTGAGTGTGATCAAGCATATCTGCAAGATACTATCCGACCCCGGTCTGCTCAGACGTCTGGCAAGGAAACCGCGCGGTGCGTGA
- a CDS encoding Tim44/TimA family putative adaptor protein: MQGLQFFDLFIFAMIAAFLVLRLHRVLGRRTGHHPPPEHHRRDAGEVIPLPDRNGQRDETLEEEGAPPPPPRRGPAGMTQIKIADPGFSEGQFLDGARYAFETILEAYASGDKHSLKALLAGSVYEGFADEIDRREKAGESLETTLVSFILADIVGAEMAGRKAQLTVKFLTEQVNVLRDSEGGVIDGDAVTVAKITDIWTFVRDTRSSDPNWQLIDTDSED; this comes from the coding sequence ATGCAGGGACTACAGTTTTTCGACCTATTTATCTTCGCGATGATTGCGGCGTTCCTGGTGCTGCGTCTGCATCGCGTGCTGGGCCGGCGCACCGGCCACCATCCGCCGCCTGAGCATCACCGCCGTGATGCCGGCGAAGTGATACCGCTTCCCGATCGCAACGGACAGCGCGACGAGACGCTCGAAGAGGAGGGTGCACCGCCGCCGCCGCCGCGCCGCGGGCCGGCCGGTATGACCCAGATCAAGATCGCCGATCCTGGCTTCAGCGAGGGCCAGTTTCTCGACGGGGCGCGCTACGCTTTTGAAACAATACTGGAAGCGTACGCCAGCGGCGACAAACACAGCCTTAAGGCGCTGCTGGCTGGATCGGTCTACGAAGGTTTTGCTGACGAGATTGATCGTCGCGAGAAGGCCGGCGAGAGCCTCGAGACCACACTGGTTTCCTTTATCTTGGCTGATATTGTTGGCGCTGAGATGGCTGGCCGCAAGGCACAGCTGACGGTCAAGTTTCTGACCGAGCAGGTCAACGTGCTGCGCGACAGTGAGGGCGGTGTGATAGACGGCGATGCGGTGACAGTAGCGAAGATTACCGACATCTGGACCTTCGTGCGCGACACCCGCTCGAGCGATCCAAACTGGCAGCTCATCGACACCGACAGTGAGGACTGA
- the dnaQ gene encoding DNA polymerase III subunit epsilon, translating into MREIVLDTETTGLDARGGDRIIEIGCLELINRAVTGESFHHYINPEREVPAEAEAIHGISTVHLAGKPLFGEIVAEMEAFFGDARLVIHNASFDLGFLNAEFERLGHPPIDTARAIDTLQMARRKFPGAPASLDALCKHFGIDNSARTHHGALLDAALLADVYVELVGGRQAGLNLAETAAAEPATIAARSTRQPRSPRSHTANANELAAHDAFIETLKKPVWRRN; encoded by the coding sequence GTGCGTGAAATTGTTCTCGATACCGAGACCACCGGCCTTGATGCTCGTGGCGGCGACCGTATCATCGAGATCGGTTGCCTAGAGCTGATTAATCGAGCCGTCACTGGTGAAAGCTTTCACCATTACATCAATCCTGAGCGCGAGGTGCCGGCGGAGGCCGAGGCCATCCACGGCATCAGTACCGTTCATCTTGCGGGCAAGCCACTGTTCGGCGAAATTGTCGCAGAGATGGAAGCGTTTTTCGGCGATGCTAGGCTGGTGATCCACAATGCGAGCTTTGATCTCGGTTTTCTCAATGCGGAGTTTGAGCGCCTCGGCCACCCACCCATCGACACGGCACGTGCGATCGACACCCTACAAATGGCACGGCGAAAATTTCCCGGCGCGCCGGCGAGTCTCGATGCTCTGTGTAAGCATTTCGGCATAGACAACTCGGCTCGCACCCATCACGGTGCCCTGCTTGATGCGGCGTTGCTGGCCGATGTCTATGTGGAGCTAGTCGGCGGCCGTCAGGCGGGTCTCAATCTAGCGGAGACAGCTGCTGCCGAACCGGCCACCATAGCAGCTCGCAGCACCCGGCAGCCGCGCTCGCCTCGCTCCCACACCGCCAACGCTAACGAGCTCGCCGCCCATGACGCCTTTATCGAAACCCTGAAAAAGCCCGTTTGGCGACGGAACTGA